The genomic window GCCAATAAGCTCAGCGCCAGACAGACGGCCAGTATCAGCCCAATCCGCTTCCTCATCGTTGTTATCTCCCGGTGGCGCGGGGGCGGGAGGGTCGGAACGGCTAAATAAAAACTTGTTATCCTAATTAAACCGCCCGGGGCGTCTCAACTGAAATTGTCAGGCCCGGGAGTATCGGGCTTCAGCCCGATATGCATATCGAGCGAAAGGGCAACGCTCCTCCCAAGCGGCGGTCTTCACCCGGGCAGATGGAGCACGAGAATCTTGCGCTCGGTCATTTCCTCGATGGCGTAGCGAATGCCTTCGCGGCCCGTACCTGAGTCCTTCATTCCTCCGTAAGGCATGTGGTCCACCCGGAAGGTGGGCACGTCGCCCACCACGACGCCGCCCACTTCGAGTTTTTCATAGGCTGAAAAGATGGCCTCGATGTTGCGGGTGAAGACACCTGCCTGGAGGCCGAAGCGCGAATCATTCACCGCTTCGATCGCCTGCCCGAAATCGTCATAGGGCTCGACGGTGACGACGGGCGCGAACAACTCCAGGCAATTCACTTTCATCTCGCGCCGGGTGCCGGTCAGCACCGTCGGCTGAAGCAGCGCGCCGTGCCGCTCTCCGCCGAAAAGGATTTTCGCGCCGGCGGCGACAGCTTCTTTCACCCAGCTCTCGGCGCGCTGGGCATCGGCCGGGGCGATCATCGGGCCAACGTCGGTTTTTTCGTCGAGCGGATTGCCCACCTCAAGAGCCCGCACCCGGGCCAGGAATTTCTCCAGGAACGGTTCCCAGGCCGGCCGATGCACCCGGATGCGCTGCACCGCGATGCAGCTCTGGCCGGCGTAAGAAAATCCGCCAGCAGCGCAACGCTCAGCGGCATAATCGAGGTCGGCGTCGCTGTGGACGATCACGCCGGCATTGCCGCCCAGCTCGAGCGTGACCCGTTTCTTGCCCGCCTTTTGCTTCAATTCCCAGCCAATGTCGGAACTGCCGGTGAACGTCAGCATCTTGAGCCGGTCGTCGCTGACGAGCGATGCCGCTTGCTCGGCCGAGCACGGCAGAACATTGTAGGCGCCGGCAGGCAGACCGGCCGCCTGGCAAATCTCCGCCAGGATGAGGGAGCAGATGGGCGTCTTGGTGGCCGGCTTCTGCACGACGGAGTTACCCGCCGCCAGCGCCGGCGCCACTTTGTGACCGACCAGGTTCAAGGGAAAGTTGAAGGGCGTGATGGCCAGGATGGGACCGATGGGGAAGCGCCGCACGATGCCCCAGCGACCCGCGGCCGCCGCCACCAGGTCGAGCGGCATGAATTCGCCCAGGAGGCGCTGGCTTTCTTCAGCGGCTGTGCGGAAGGTGAAGACGGCGCGGTCGGCCTCGACGCGGCCGGCTTTTACGGGCTTGCCCGCTTCAAGCGCCAGCATCCGGACTAACTCCTCGCGGCGCGCTTCAAGCCCGGCTACGATGGCGCGGAGGATCTCCCCCCGCCGGTGAGTGGGCAGCTTCGACATCCGTTCAAATCCGGCCTGCGCCTGCCGGACCGCCTCCTCGATGTCCGCCGCGCGCGGCCGGCGGACGATGCCGACAACGGAATCATCATAGGGCGAACGCACCTCAAACGGCTCGCCGGAAGCGCGAAACTCTCCTCCCACCAGATATCCCCATTCGCGCACCGCTGTGGCCGTTTCCGCCTTGTTCATGATGGCACCTCTCTCGAAGCTTCGGGACCGATCCGGTTCAGCGAGCTATTCTACTATGGCTCTTCAACACCGCGGGACAATCGGGATTCCCCCACCCAGCATAAAACGCTGGATGGGGCAGCCGCCAGACTACAATCTGTTTCATAACCGCCCCGCGTCAACCCCGTCATTCTGATGCGGCTTTGCGGGAGAAGAATCTCGGCGTCAAGATGCTTCACTTCGTTCAGCATGACACATCCATGAGGCCCGCGCCGTTTCCGGCCGTGCGAATAGCTTGGCGCAAGGAAACGTTATAATGGTGGATTGACTCCCCGGAGAGTTTCGGAATTTTGCCGATGAACGTCGTCCTGATCTCAACGTATGAGCTGGGCCGTCAGCCTTTTGGGGTGGCTTCGCCGGCGGCGTGGCTGCGGCAGGCCGGAGCGTCGGTCACCTCGATGGATCTTTCTCGCGCAGGCTTTGGGCCGGAGGCGATCGGCTCGGCTGACCTGGTGGCTTTCTACGTCCCGATGCACACCGCCACGCGGTTGGCCACGCGTCTTGTCGGGAAGGTGCGCGCGCTCAACCCTCGCGCCCACCTTTGCTTCTACGGGCTCTACGCTCCGGTCAACGAGCGTTTCTTAAGAAGGCTTGGCGCAGAGACCATCTTGGGCGGCGAGTTTGAGGAAGGGCTGGTGAAGCTGGTGGAACGCTTGCGCGCCCGAATCGAGCTCGCGGGCCGGCCACGACGGGACTCGGCGGGAGCCGTCGCCCAACCAGAGCCGGTGATTTCTCTCGCGAGGCAGAAGTTTCAGGTGCCGGACCGCGAGGGTCTGCCGGAACTCTCCCGGTACGCGCGCTTGATTTGCGGCGATGGCACGTTGCGCACCGTCGGTTACACCGAGGCCAGCCGCGGGTGCAAGCATCTCTGCCGTCATTGCCCGATCGTCCCCGTTTACCGCGGCCAGTTCCGGATCGTCCAGCCGGAGGTGGTGCTGGAGGACATTCGGCGGCAAGTGGCCCGCGGCGCGCAACACATCACCTTCGGCGACCCGGACTTTTTCAACGGGGTGGGCCACTCGGTGAAGCTGGTGGAGGCCCTGCACCGCGAGCATCCCGACCTGACCTACGACGTCACCATCAAAATCGAACACTTGCTCGGGCATTCCCGGCACCTGGCCACGCTCAGAGACACCGGCTGCCTGTTTGTGACCAGCGCGGTCGAATCCATTGACGACCGCGTCCTCAATATTCTCGACAAGGGACATAGCCGGGCCGACTTTATCGAGGTCACTCGAAGGTTCCGCGAGGTTGGATTGAACCTCTCGCCCACGTTCGTGACGTTCACTCCCTGGACCACCTTGGAGGGCTATCGGCAGCTTCTTTCTATGATTGCCGAGCTGGACCTGGTGAACCACGTCGCACCGATCCAGCTTGCCATCCGTTTGCTGATCCCCGCCGGCTCACGGCTCCTGGAACTCGCCGAGGTGAGAGAGCTGGTAGGCGAGTTCGATGAGGCGTCTCTCGTTTATCCCTGGGTGCACGAGGATCGTCGGGTGGAGAAGCTTTGCCGGGACGCGCGTGAGCTGGTGCGGAAGTCCGAGGCAAAAAAAGAATCCAGGGAGACCATTTTTTCGAAGGTATGGGCCCTGGCCGATGCGGCTGGGAAGGGCACGGCGGAATTTATCCCGACGAAGTCGGGAGCCATGCCGCAGCCTGGCTCGACTGCGAGAGGCTTCTTCCTCCCTTCGCGCGCCACCATCCCATACCTGAATGAACCCTGGTACTGTTGAGCCGAGCCAACCGAGGAGCAGGTTGCTCTTCTCTAGCGCGTTCAAGCGGATTTGGCGAATGGTCATAGAGACTCCCATCGATTCGGTCGGCCGTGCGAGGCGGCTTCTTTTTCTTACGACCAAGACCGGATATCAGGCGCTGGCCTTTTTGGAAGCTGCCCGGAAGATGAAGGTCGCCATGGTGCTGGGGACGGACCGTTGCCACGTGCTCAAAGATCCGTGGCAGGATGGGGCACTCCCGCTCCGCTTTGAAGATCCGGAAGCGTCGGCGCAGACGATCCTGGAATATGCGCGGGACAACCCGATTGACGGGATTATTTCGGCAGGCGACCGGCCGGCAGCCACTGCCGCCTTTGCCGCCCGCGCCCTTCAAATTCCTTATCACCCTCCGGCAGCCGCGGCGGCATCGCACGATAAGTTCAAAACGCGACAACTTTTCGAGGCGGCGGGGCTGCCCGTGCCGCCTTTCGCTCGCTACTCGATGGACGAAGATCCCCGCCGCGCCCTCGACCGCGTGCCCTTTCCCTGTGTCCTGAAGCCGCTCGCGCTATCCGGCAGCCGGGGCGTGATCCGCGCTGACAATCCGGAACGGTTCGTCGCCGCGTTCGAAAGGATCCGAGCGCTTCTGCGGAAGCCGGAGATTCGGGTGCTTCGGGAAGAGGCCAACGATTGGATCCTGGTGGAAGGATTCATCGAGGGCGGGGAAGTTGCCGTGGAAGGAATCCTGGAGCGAGGCAGGCTGCGCATCCTTGCCATCTTTGACAAACCCGACCCGCTGGACGGACCGTTCTTTGAAGAAACGATTTACACCACTCCCTCCCGGCGGGGCGCGCCGGCGCAAGCCGAAATCGAGGAATCTACCCGGCGAGCAGCCCGGGCGCTTGGACTTTTTCATGGGCCGATCCACGCTGAAATCCGGTTCAACGCAGGCGGGGCATGGCCGCTCGAGGTGGCGGCGCGGCCCATTGGCGGGCATTGTTCGCGGGCGCTCCGGTTCGATGCCGGAGTCTCTCTCGAAGAAGTCGTGATCCGGCATGCCTTGCAAATGGATCTCGACAGCGTTGAACTCCAGGCCGGGGCTTCCGGTGTGATGATGATTCCGATCCCGAAGGGCGGAATTTTCAAGCGGGCTGAGGGAACCGAGGCGGCGCTCGAAACGCCCGGGGTGGAGGAGGTTCAAATCACCGCCAAGCCGGACTTTCGGCTCGATCCTTTGCCGGAGGGCTCCACTTATCTGGGGTTTATCTTCGCTCGCGGGTTAACCCCGGAGGCGGTCGAGCAGGCATTGCGCGCCGCCCATTCCCAACTCCGCTTCGTGATCGCGCCCGACATCGCAAGAGCGGCAAGCGAGAGGCGAGACTGACTAGGATTCCGAAATCAGGTCTTGGCCTGTTGCGGCACATAGCCCGGGGGCAGGGCGGCGCCGGCGCCAAAGAAATAGTCTTCCATCTGCTTCAGGATGATTTCCTGGGCCTCGGGCGTCCCGAGGTTGAGCTGGTATTCATTGACGACCATCTTCATATGCTCTTTCCACAGGTTCCAGGCTTCCTGCGAGACGTTTTCATAAATGCGCTGTCCGAGCTCACCCTTCAAAGGCGGCGCGGCAAGCCCCGGCATCTCTTTCTGAAACTTGACGCATTTCACCATCCGTTGTGTCACGGCGAGACCCCCTTCTTCCAAGCTAGAAACCTTATCCGCCGGCCGCGCCGCCCGGCGCCGCCGATAGCGCTGGTGGCGCGCATGCCCGCCGCGGCGGGCCGCCCCGATGGTTTTGCCAAAGCGTCTATCGTAGCAGAAACTTGCGCCGTGCACGCGAATCATGCAAGCTGGTGGTGCGGGGTTTCGATTCTCGCTCGAGGGGGATGGGCATGCCGCACGTGGTTGTTTATTCGTCTCCTGGCTGAGAGGCTTGCCGGACCGTGAAAGAGTTTCTTTCACAGAACAAGATATTCTTTGAAGAAAAAAACTTGAACGAAGAAAAGTGGCTTGAGGAGCTGGGGGAGACGTACGGCGTCTATTCCGCGCCAACCGTCATCGTAGATGGAACGTTGATCGAAGGGGCAAACATCGCCGCCATCGCTCGGGCCGCGGGAGTGCCCTATTAGTGCCGTTCCAAGTTGACAAAGGTAAGAGGGAAGGTAGATCAGAGCTTCCCGCCGGCATCGCCACACGGTGAGACTCAAAGCGGCAAATAGTGGGAACGGGATTAGCCGGTCAGCCTGGTGAAGGTGCAGGTGGTCGAGCGAACATCTTGCACCTGGCCGCACTCCTCATTCTCGCACCTTCTGTCCTCAAACTTGTTGGGCCAGCCGTCCTCCTCGGAGCCGATGTAGCGAAAGCTCTGCCTCTGTCCGCAGCTCATGCACGCCCACTCCACCAGATAGACATCCATGGTCTTCTCCTGGGTTCGGACTGCGCGAAAGGCCTTCGCAGGGTTTGAAAGCGAACTAAGAATCCAAACCCACCCTCTCTAAATTAGCGGGGCGCATTGCCTGTGTCCAGCAATGGCTTTGGGTGTAAGATTCCAAAAGGAGTCCGGGCCCGTAGCTCAGCGGTCAGAGCAGCGGACTCATAATCCGTCGGTCCCTGGTTCGAATCCAGGCGGGCCCACGACCTCTTCTTGCGCTCTTTGCTTCTGCCGGATGAGATTCATCGTCCCGAATCCCAACGCATCGGGATCGGGACTCATCTATGAGGCACCGGGGCAAATAGTTGGAACGGGACTACGGCCGGGGAGCGGCCGGTGGCGGCTGGTCTGTGTTCCAGATGTCGGCCACCACTTTCCAGTCGGCGCTTGCCTGTTTCCGCCAGACCGCCACGTATTTGCCGCGCTCGGTTACCGGTTTGCCCTCGGGATCGTTCATCGTCTCCTCGTAGGTGCCGAGCAGGTAGCCCAAATCTCCCGCGCGGGACACCTCCACCTTGCTCGCCTGCCAGCTCAAGGAATACGCCGGGAGCGCAACCGTCTGAGACCAGAGTTTGCGAATGGCCTCTTTTCCCGTAACGATGGCAGCGTTCGGAGGAAACATCGCGGCATCGGCGGCGTAAAAGGAGACCAGGCGGTCAACGTCTTTTGCCCCGGCAGCTTTCGCGAACTCGATATCCGCCTGGCGGAGGGCAGCCCGTTCTCCCGAAGCTTCGGGATCCACATTGACCCGCCCGGCGCACCCGCTTGCTGCCAATACGAGCACACTTGCCAAAACGAAAAAAATTGCTTCATGACGTCCTCCTTTTAACAAGCTGACAGGAATATCGGGATTCATCCCGTTCAAGGTGAACCCAACATGTCCCGTCCCGATGCTTCGGGATTTGGAATCGGGCTAAAAGCGCGACAATCCCTACGGAGGTTATCCTGGCGGCTACCTCGCGTCGAGCGGCCCGACCCGAGGGTTGCGGACGCCTTTCGTCCGAAAACCTACAACCATTCCGTTGGCCAAAACCAGAATGCAGATCCCCTGCGTTTTGGCAAGAGTGGTCGCGAAGCCTTGGGTAGCAAGCGGCCTTAGTTTTTGCTCTTGGACATTGACTGTCTGGAGTGGATGGTTTCGATACCGGCCAACTCGGAAAACCTGCTCCGAGTCTGACCGGACCAGCCGGGGATGATCTCAAGAACTGTTCCGTCCTCGGCAAGCAAAATCGAGATCGGCACCGACATCTCGTCGGTGGCGTACAACTGTTCCACCGCTGCCACTCCACCGAGGAAGATGGGGTACTGCACGCCGGTCTTGGCGACGAAGCCCCGGATGTTGGCGTCAGGCTCGGTGTCCAAGTTCAACCCGAGCAGATCAATGCCACGAGCGGAGAGGCGGGTGCGCAAGTTTTCCAGCTCCGGCATTTCCCGGGCGCACGGTGCGCACCACGTCGCCCAAATGTTGACGAGCGTTCGGCGGCCGGGGCGGAGTTGCTCGTACAAAGAGGTTGTACCGCCCTCGAGGGTCTTCAGGGCCAGATCCGGCATGGTTTTGCCGACGGCAATCTTCAACCCGCGGGCAAAACTCTCAGCAGGCGTCAGCGGATCGGGAAGGTGTGCGCGCCCGAGCGCGAGTGGCTCTGCCCGCCCGGCGCCTCTGCGCAGCAGCAGGGAGGAGCCGGCGCGGGCGTTGGCCTCGAACGGCTCGACTTTTCCATCCGGCCAGGTCACTTCCATCCATTCCGCCCGGTCGTCTTGACCCAGCCCGAACAGCAGGCGCGGGTCGTGCTGGGAGAGAAAACCGTCGCCCCCGCTTTTGATCTTGGTGAGGATTCCGGCGGAGGTCTTCACGCGGACAACGGCGCCGTAGGCGTCGCGGCCGATGTCCGGTCCGCCTTCCAGCGTGACCCGGAGGTAGTGGCTGGCCTGGCCGACGTTGTTGCGAAACAGCAGGTGAGCGTGGCCCTGCAGTGTTGTCAGAAAGACATCGAGGTCGCCGTCGTTATCGAAGTCAGCAAGAATGGCGCCGCGACCATCGCTGATGGAGTCCAAGCCGGAAACACCGGAGATATCCAAGAACTTTTTGTTGCACAGGTTCAAGTAAAGAGCGTCTCGCTCGTACCCGCTGAAGGAGAACCCCTGCTCGAGCAGTTGGCTTTGATCGCTGCGGAGGGCGCCATGTGGCTGGCTGGGATCGTTGGACTGCGTCACGACCTGACGCCAGAACTGGCTTCAAGTGTCCTTCATGGATTTCCCGGAGATGAAGCCGTTCGGGCTGTAGAGATCTTCCCAACCGTCGTTATCGAAATCAAAGAAGCCGCCGCCCCAAGCCCAACCGGCCGAGAAACTGCCTGCCTCGGCGGTGGCGTCGCGGAAATAGCCGCCGCCCACGTTCTCGTAGAGGCTGTTGCCTGCCGCCAGCTTCATGAGGACGTTTTGTTGCGGGGCTTGGCCGGGGAAGAGTCTGGAGAGAATGCGGTTGCCCGCGGTGGAGGACATATTGGTGACGTGCAGGTCGAGCCGGCCGTCGTTATTGTAGTCCCCGAACGACACTCCCATACCGTAGCCCGTGTCGAGCACGCCGCGCTCGCGCGCCTCGTCCACAAAGCGATCACCTCGGTTGATGAACAGGGCTTTCTCGCCGAAGTCGTTGGCGACGTAGAGATCCAAGCGGCCGTCCGCGTTCAGGTCAGCGAAGGCTGCCGCATAGCTCCACCGGCGATCGTCCACGCCCCACTTGGCCGCCTCTTCGCGGAAGCGGCCATTGCCCTGATTGAGAAAGAGCAGGTTCGGCGTACCGTTGGTGGCGCGATACCAGGAATCGGGCACGACGCGGCCGTAGTGGTTATAGCAAGCGACGTAGATGTCCGGGAGGCCGTCCCCGTTCACGTCGGCCACGGTGGCACTGAACCCCAGCGCCACCACCGCAACCCCGGCACGCACGGAATGGTCCTGGAAGACGAGCTTGCCCTCCGGAACCAGCCGGTTCTCGAGCAAGATTTGCGCGCCCACGTTGGAGATAAAGATGTCCTCGTCGCCGTCGTTGTCGTAATCGAGAGCGACAGGAGCGACTCCGCTATCCACGAGCATAAGCCCGGCGTCCTCGGTGGCGTCACGGAAGTGCCCCTGCCTGTTATTGAGGTAAAGGAAGTTGCGCTCGGGACCGGTGGCAAACAGGTCGAGCCAACCGTCGTTATTCAAATCGGCCGCCGCAGCTCCGTGCCATACGAATCCCATGTTCGCCGGCGTTCCATAGGCGGCTCGCGTAACGGCGACTCCAGCAGGCACCGAGACCTCGGAGAAAAGGTCGGTGACGGCCACCATGGATTCCAGACTGGTCACGACAAACGAGTCGAACTGCCACTGCCCGTTCTCCGCGCGCCGCACCCGCGTCTCCGCCGTTCCGCGCGCCCACTCGCGTTGACCATCCGTATTGCGGCCGATGGTGTAAAACGCGATGCGCGACTGTCCGCGGGAGCCCGCCGTTGCCGTCGGGACTTTTGCGCCCGGAACGGTGCTGGCTGAATCCTCAAACTGCGCCGCCTTGACTTTAAACCGCGCGTCTTCAATCTCGGTGAAGTGGCCCAGAAAATGGAACCAACCTTGCAGAAATTCCTCGCGGCTCAGCCGGCGCGGCGCCAAGATGGCACTCACGCCTGCTATCGGTGAGCCGGCTAGGGCATCCTTAGCACTCGCTCCGCCCGGAGGTGCGTTCGAAGTCCACTGATGTCGGCCAATCCACTTCACCTCCTGGCGAACGGGCAGCGGATATGAGGGAAAAGGCGTGGCGTATAACTCCTCAGGGAAAAACGTCACCGTGCGGTCGATCTCGCGGTCGCGCGTGACAATGGAAAGCTCGAGCAGGTCGTTGGCGAGCGACTCGGACAATTCTTCGATGATTTCCAGACGGTTGCGATCCACCCGGTGGCGGGATGCGGCCGGCGACGTGCTTTGTTCGACAGCACCCTGTTCGGACCCAGCCACGGGCTGCGGGAATGTCTCTGCCAGGCCCTTCGCGGCAAGAGCGTGAGCGCGATTCTTCTGCGTGTAAGCGGTTGGCTCCAAAGGAAGCTCGGGAGACAGGCAAATCGCCAGGGCGAATGCTGCGGCGACGAGTTCACGCGTCATGGGGTTCCTTTGGACCGAGAGGCTTGCGCTCCTGTTGCTCGAGGCGGCGTGTGCCCGTACTCGCACGGGTCAGCTCTGCCGCCAGTCCGGACTTTGTGCTCGGGCGTTCGAAGCTTTCTTTGCCCTGTCTCGACCGTTCCGAGATCCTCGAAGTCAGCCGATCGAAAATTGTGCGGTTTATGCTCTGCCGTGTCAAGACTGCTGGGGGATCATCGCACACGTAATGGCCCTTGGCCAGTCATGCCAACCCACGCAGGCTGGATGCGCCAAATCCGGGGCGCGACGCGTACTTCGCCGCGGATGCCGGTCGGGCGAGCCCGCATCCAGGCGAAGATGTTTCGCCCGAAATGCTTCACCATGAACGGAACCGCATCAACGCTCGACGTCAAAGTAAATGCCGGTGGTGGCGCGGTACTCGGTGATTTTCTTGCCATCCAGCACCATCTCCCGTAGGGCGACCCGCGCCCATTTCATCCCGCGCACGGTCTTGGCGGCCGCGGCCACCGTGCCGAAGCCTCGGGATCGAGTTTCGCTTTTCGAATTTCGAGTTTCGTTTAGTGCGGCAATCCGACGCGCCGCAGCGAAGCGGTGGCCTTTCAGCGGGTCTCGATTCCCGGCGCGATTTCCACTTGCAGCTTCTGCGTCTCGGTCGTCTTTCCGCAGGTCAGGGTGACGGTGTACTCGCCGGGTTTCAAAAACTTTTGTCCCTCGCCGCCGTACTCGGTCAGCAGATCCTTTGTCGGCTTCAGGTCCCAGTGGATGCGGTTGATGCCGGGCGTAGCCGTGATTTTGAATTTGGCCACGGGCTGTCCGGCGGAGTTGGTGATTTTGATCTTCACCGGATCGCCGGTGTACGCCTTCAGATAAAAGCTGATCAGCGCTCCCTCGGGCGGATTCTCGCCGCGGAAGATGGCTTTCCCGTTCCAATCGGCGAAGCCCGGCAGGAGATGGATGCCGTAAGCCGGCCGGGGCGGAAAGAGGTGCGCCTCTTTTTCCTGAACCTCAAGCGTCATCTCCTGGAGCGGCCGCAGGTCGTCCACGATGAACAGGCTGCGCCCGTGGGTGGCGATCACCAGATCAAGCTCGCGCGGGTGGATCACCATGTCGTCCACGGCTACTGTCGGAAGGTCTCCGAATTTTGCCCAGTGTCCGCCTCGATCGAAGCTCACGAACAGGTTGAATTCGGTTCCGGCGTAAAGAAGGTTGGGATTCTTCGGGTCCTCCCGGACCACTTTCACCGGACCGTCCGCAGGAAGATTCGATGCGATGCTCTGCCAGGTCTTCCCGCTGTCGGCGGTGCGGTAAAGGAGCGGCGCGTAGTTCCCCGTGCGGTGAGCATCCACGGCCAGGTAGGCGACTTTGGGATCGTGCCCGCTCGCCTCCATCCGGCTGACCCACTGCCCCTTGGCGTGCGCCGGCAGGTTTGCTGTAAGATCCGTCCAGCTTGCCCCGCCGTCGGCGGGGCTTGCTCCCTCGTTCTGGGTGATCCAGACCTTGCCGTCGTCGGTCCCCGCCCACAGCAGCCCCGCCTTCAGGGGCGATTCCGCGAGCGTATAGACGACGCCGTAGTTCTCAGCGCCGCTGCCCACGGCGATCATCTTCGGCAGCTCCTGGGTCGAGAGGTCGGGGCTGATGATCTGCCAGTGCTCGCCCCGCGTCGAAAGTCGGAAGACGCGGTTGCCCGCGAGATAAAGAACTCCTTTGGCGTGGCGGCTGCCGATAAGGGGCGAGTTCCAGTGGAAGCGAAAGGCTGGATGACCCTCGTGAGGCTCGGGTCGGAGGTTCTTGCTCTCGCCGTTCCTCAGGTTCATGCGGTGGACGTAACCCTGCTGGGATTCGGTGTACACGATTTCAGGATCCTCCGCATCGAAAACGCAGTAGAAGCCGTCGCCGCCGCCGATATTGATCCAGTCGCTGTTGATGATCCCCTCTTTCGAGCGCGTTCGGCTGGGGCCCACCCAGTTCAGGTTGTCCTGCAGGCCGCCGCAAATGCGGTAGGGGTTGCTCATGTCCACGTTGATGCGATAGAACTCGCCGGCAGCCATGCGATGGAAGTGCTCCCACGCCTTGCCCCCGTCGTAGCTCTGGTAGGCCCCGCCATCGGTGCCGAGGATGAGCCGCTTCGGGTTGCGCGGTTCGATGACAAGCGCGTGACAGTCCGGGTGAACCTTTTCGAAGAGGTCCTCGCGGAACGACCGGCCGCCGTCCTCGGAGACGTGGAGGGCAAAGCCCAGCACGTACACCCGCTGGTCGTTCTCCGGGTCCACGCGGACCTGGCTGAAATAGAAGGGACGCGGGTTGAGCGCGTTCACGCGCGACCAGCTTTCCCCGCCATCCTCGGAGCGGAAAACTCCGCCGCGCTTGCTGCGGATGTCGTCAATGCTGCTGGTGCCGCCCTCATCGCTCTGCACAATGGCGTACACGATCTTGGGGTTCTTCGGATAGATGGCCAGACCGATGCGGCCGGTAGAACCGGGAAGGCCATTCTCCAGTTTTCGCCAGGTGGCGCCGCCATCCGCGCTCTTGAATATTCCGCCCAGATCCTTCCCGTCGGTGTACGCGGGACCCGAAAGGAATGACCACGGCGTCCGTTGCCGCGCGTACAGAGCGGCGTAGAGGATGTTGGGATCGGAGGGGTCCAAAGCCACATCGCCACAGCCCACTTTGTTCGAGTACGGAGCCGGGGCAGTGAGGACGGCCTTCCAGGTCTTGCCGCCGTCCGTGGTCTTATAGAGGCCTCGCTCCGGGCTCGGGCCCCATAGCTCGCCAACCACGGCGACCCAGGCGGTATTGGGGTCGTTGGGGTGGACCACGATCCGGGCAATGATCTTGCTGTCGTTCAGGCCCACGTGAGTCCACGTTTCGCCGCTGTCCGTCGAGCGATAGACACCGTTGCCCCAACTCGAGCTGTTGCGGTCATTCGCCTCGCCCGTGCCCACCCAGACAACCCGCTGGTCGGACGGGGCTACGGCCACTGCCCCGATGGCAGCTACGGTTTCTTTCTCGAAGATTGCCTCGAACGTGACGCCGTTGTCTCCAGTCTTCATCAACCCGCCGGTTCCCAGGGCCACGTAGAAGGTGGCCGGGTCTTTGGGATCCAGCGCAATCTCGGAAACACGACCGGCCATGATGGCGGGCCCAATGCTGCGGGCCTTCAGGTTCTTGAGCATCACGGCGTCGAGAACTGGCCCTGCTGGAAACGGTGCCGGGGCGGGCGCTGGAGCAGGCGCTCGAGCCTGCTCCTTCTGTTTGGGTCTCTTGGTCTGGGCCGGCATGACCGCCGCAAAAACCAGGAGAAGAGCAAAAAGCCTCAAAGTAATCCTGAGCATCGGAACCTCGCTGCGGAATCGTGTGGGGCGCGGACCAGTCATTCAGTCATTGACAAGATGTAAGGATCAACCGCAATAGTTTCCTTGCCCGGTTCTAGAAAGCCGCCATCTTAGGCCGCACTGAGGGGTAAGTCAAACTTGTGGTGAGCAATGTCGAACCACGCGCCGCTCGACAGGCACACTAAGCTTTGGAGTGCGGGAGCAAGCTCCCGCCTTTGCAAGGCGGTGGCGAGCCACCGCACTCCACAGCGTTCCGAATTTCGATTTTCGTCTAGCGTGGCAGGCTGATGCTGATTTGAGGGATGCCGTCGCCTAGGGGGCGATCTGCCCTCGCAGCAGAAACTGCCAGCAAAACGAATCTATTATGCTGGTGCAAGTGCAGGACGCGGGTCGTAGTGGTTCTCCTGCTCCACGATCTGGCCTCTTTCTACCCGAAAGCAATCCACGACGCGGAGTGCGCGAGGCGGGTCACTGACCAGTCCGACGTTGGCTCGACTGCAAACCCAGTCTCCTTCAACGCAATGCCGGATCACTTCGATCTTACCCAGGTTGGGGAGCAGTGGGTTCAAGAAAGCCAGAATGTTGACTCTGCCTACGATGGGGAT from Candidatus Acidiferrales bacterium includes these protein-coding regions:
- a CDS encoding dodecin domain-containing protein, translating into MAAAAKTVRGMKWARVALREMVLDGKKITEYRATTGIYFDVER
- a CDS encoding redoxin family protein, with translation MTQSNDPSQPHGALRSDQSQLLEQGFSFSGYERDALYLNLCNKKFLDISGVSGLDSISDGRGAILADFDNDGDLDVFLTTLQGHAHLLFRNNVGQASHYLRVTLEGGPDIGRDAYGAVVRVKTSAGILTKIKSGGDGFLSQHDPRLLFGLGQDDRAEWMEVTWPDGKVEPFEANARAGSSLLLRRGAGRAEPLALGRAHLPDPLTPAESFARGLKIAVGKTMPDLALKTLEGGTTSLYEQLRPGRRTLVNIWATWCAPCAREMPELENLRTRLSARGIDLLGLNLDTEPDANIRGFVAKTGVQYPIFLGGVAAVEQLYATDEMSVPISILLAEDGTVLEIIPGWSGQTRSRFSELAGIETIHSRQSMSKSKN
- a CDS encoding nuclear transport factor 2 family protein yields the protein MKKRSVKKSVSREGTAAKREAQLRKIAQSYFDGLAKKDLSAVPYAQNATLRAPLNPNGGAEIPIVGRVNILAFLNPLLPNLGKIEVIRHCVEGDWVCSRANVGLVSDPPRALRVVDCFRVERGQIVEQENHYDPRPALAPA
- a CDS encoding VCBS repeat-containing protein, coding for MTRELVAAAFALAICLSPELPLEPTAYTQKNRAHALAAKGLAETFPQPVAGSEQGAVEQSTSPAASRHRVDRNRLEIIEELSESLANDLLELSIVTRDREIDRTVTFFPEELYATPFPSYPLPVRQEVKWIGRHQWTSNAPPGGASAKDALAGSPIAGVSAILAPRRLSREEFLQGWFHFLGHFTEIEDARFKVKAAQFEDSASTVPGAKVPTATAGSRGQSRIAFYTIGRNTDGQREWARGTAETRVRRAENGQWQFDSFVVTSLESMVAVTDLFSEVSVPAGVAVTRAAYGTPANMGFVWHGAAAADLNNDGWLDLFATGPERNFLYLNNRQGHFRDATEDAGLMLVDSGVAPVALDYDNDGDEDIFISNVGAQILLENRLVPEGKLVFQDHSVRAGVAVVALGFSATVADVNGDGLPDIYVACYNHYGRVVPDSWYRATNGTPNLLFLNQGNGRFREEAAKWGVDDRRWSYAAAFADLNADGRLDLYVANDFGEKALFINRGDRFVDEARERGVLDTGYGMGVSFGDYNNDGRLDLHVTNMSSTAGNRILSRLFPGQAPQQNVLMKLAAGNSLYENVGGGYFRDATAEAGSFSAGWAWGGGFFDFDNDGWEDLYSPNGFISGKSMKDT